In a single window of the Gossypium hirsutum isolate 1008001.06 chromosome D02, Gossypium_hirsutum_v2.1, whole genome shotgun sequence genome:
- the LOC107910296 gene encoding high mobility group B protein 3 encodes MKGGKSKSDAKSAKLSVNKKSTTKAGKKSGKAAKDPNKPKRPASAFFVFMEEFREQYKKEHPKNKSVAAVGKAGGDKWKSLSEAEKRPYVDKAEKRKVEYEKNMKAYNKRQAEGPQEDEEESEKSVSEVNDEEEDDDEGSGDEDDE; translated from the exons ATGAAAGGAGGTAAATCCAAGTCGGATGCCAAGAGCGCCAA GCTCTCCGTGAATAAGAAATCAACCACGAAAGCTGGAAAGAAATCGGGGAAGGCAGCTAAGGATCCAAACAAGCCAAAGAGGCCTGCTAGCGCCTTCTTCGTTTTCAT GGAGGAGTTCCGCGAGCAATACAAGAAGGAGCACCCTAAAAACAAGTCCGTTGCTGCT GTTGGCAAAGCCGGTGGAGATAAATGGAAGAGCCTTTCTGAAGCT GAAAAGCGACCTTATGTTGATAAGGCCGAGAAACGAAAGGTCGAGTATGAAAAGAACATGAAAGCCTACAATAAGAGACAG GCTGAGGGTCCCCAAGAAGATGAGGAGGAATCTGAGAAGTCTGTATCTGAGGtgaatgatgaagaagaagatgatgatgaaggCAGTGGAGAC GAAGATGATGAGTAG
- the LOC107908002 gene encoding uncharacterized protein → MPPLFPEGLLKDKKENEEKEILETFRKVEVNIPLIDAIKKIPRYVKFLKELCTSKRRLIGNERVNVGENVSAVLQKKVPPKCKDQGMFVISCEIGNVGIKKAMCDLGASINVMPYPIYKLINAGPLKKTGVIIQLEDRSVIYPKRLLEDVLVKVNELVFPVDFYIINMEDDNSTNSFDILLGRPFLSTASAKINVQSGTLTMEFDGEIVKFNIHKAMGHPNSLSNIYSIDIIDCLTQSYPEYHDFNELETILYKSIDIDVLSHLEELSIIGDPLREFVKHLKTQPSLTNRGNQFEILPSQTKILPSILQPSTLELEALPDHIKYIFLGKKDTLPVIVSNMKQREMVKDVLIHP, encoded by the coding sequence ATGCCACCTCTTTTTCCAGAGGGGCTCCTAAAGGATAAGAAAGAGAATGAGGAAAAAGaaatcctcgaaacattcaggaAGGTGGAGGTAAATATCCCTTTGATCGACGCTATCAAAAAAATCCCTCGTTATGTAAAATTCCTCAAGGAACTATGTACTAGCAAAAGGAGGTTAATAGGTAACGAAAGAGTAAATGTAGGAGAAAATGTCTCCGCAGTACTGCAAAAGAAAGTTCCGCCCAAATGcaaggaccaaggtatgtttgtTATTTCCTGTGAGATAGGTAATGTAGGCATTAAgaaagccatgtgtgatttaggggcttccattaatgttatgccttatcctATTTATAAGTTGATTAACGCGGGTCCTTTGAAAAAAACAGGAGTAATTATCCAGTTGGAGGACAGGTCAGTCATATATCCCAAAAGGTTACTTGAAGACGTCCTTGTTAAAGTTAACGAATTAGTTTTCCCTGTAGATTTCTACATTATTAATATGGAAGACGATAACTCAACTAATTCATTTGACATTTTGCTTGGAAGGCCATTTCTAAGTACCGCAAGCGCAAAAATTAACGTTCAGAGCGGAACACTGACAATGGAGTTTGACGGTGAAATCGTGAAATTCAATATCCACAAAGCTATGGGTCATCCTAACTCACTATCAAATATTTATAGCATTGATATTATAGATTGTTTAACTCAATCCTATCCTGAATATCATGACTTTAATGAGTTGGAAACTATCCTTTACAAAAGCATTGACATTGATGTTTTAAGTCATCTCGAGGAATTATCAATTATTGGAGATCCGTTGCGAGAATTTGTCAAACACTTGAAGACGCAACCATCGTTGACGAATCGAGGTAACCAATTTGAAATATTACCTTCCCAAACTAAAATCTTGCCTTCGATTTTGCAGCCATCAACCTTGGAGCTTGAAGCATTACCAGACCACATTAAGTACATCTTTTTGGGAAAGAAAGACACTTTACCAGTGATAGTGTCAAACATGAAACAAAGAGAGATGGTCAAAGACGTCTTAATCCACCCATGA